One part of the Sorangiineae bacterium MSr11954 genome encodes these proteins:
- a CDS encoding Hint domain-containing protein translates to MKNSGFGSWIACARLLRDGRGASSVEYVLLLVGILLAVAGGFRALGGANAIAANHTTAVLFGGQAPIGGSLEWGSSGAACNALGCITPGGNCFVAGTQVATPSGERAIESLRAGDLVLARGELDDAVTARPILRTFVRPAPSLVDVHVVTDDGARETIRSTPEHLYFAHIYGWLPASDLRPGEMLLDRAGRDVRVTKVAAVAQEAVVYNVEVDVDHTYFVGHSAVWVHNPPGCGGEPATAPGQGGQAPAPGQGGQTPPPDPGEQPPPQRDRQFVDDFPDDYRQHDDFSRLDDTVGQMLVEGVHNKVGAPGTIASNRTTTTITLLADGSLLLTTSGKQSGTSPAQRQALREALRRAGYREDVIANKVLIADERGNLAYLGARDPGRIYKAGPDGVASEFGRPTDSGHHGEGKGIWGALQHGSMPTKQWSSSGAGHNGAACRDCQRLQEQYGIENPTGKQSTGGIAPELKRPSAP, encoded by the coding sequence ATGAAAAATAGCGGCTTTGGCTCATGGATCGCGTGTGCGCGCCTGCTTCGGGATGGACGCGGTGCCTCCTCGGTCGAGTACGTGCTCTTGCTGGTCGGGATCCTGCTCGCGGTCGCCGGCGGCTTTCGCGCCCTCGGCGGAGCGAACGCGATCGCGGCCAACCATACGACCGCGGTCCTCTTCGGCGGCCAAGCGCCCATCGGCGGCTCGCTCGAGTGGGGAAGCTCGGGCGCCGCGTGCAATGCCCTGGGCTGCATCACCCCCGGCGGCAATTGCTTCGTGGCGGGAACCCAGGTGGCCACGCCGTCCGGCGAGCGGGCCATCGAGAGCCTTCGCGCCGGGGATCTCGTGCTCGCACGCGGTGAGCTCGATGACGCGGTGACGGCGCGCCCGATCCTTCGAACGTTCGTTCGTCCGGCCCCTTCGCTGGTCGACGTGCACGTCGTCACCGACGATGGCGCGCGCGAGACGATCCGCTCGACCCCCGAGCATTTGTATTTTGCACACATTTATGGATGGCTGCCGGCGAGCGATCTCAGGCCGGGGGAAATGCTGCTCGATCGCGCAGGGCGCGACGTTCGCGTGACCAAGGTCGCGGCCGTTGCGCAAGAGGCCGTCGTCTACAATGTCGAGGTCGACGTCGATCATACGTACTTCGTCGGCCACAGCGCCGTATGGGTCCACAATCCGCCGGGCTGCGGTGGCGAGCCAGCCACGGCGCCTGGCCAAGGCGGGCAAGCTCCGGCGCCTGGCCAAGGCGGGCAAACCCCACCACCGGATCCCGGCGAACAACCCCCGCCGCAGCGGGATCGGCAATTCGTCGACGACTTTCCCGACGATTACAGGCAACACGACGATTTTTCCCGTCTCGACGACACCGTCGGCCAAATGCTCGTCGAAGGGGTTCACAACAAGGTGGGGGCGCCCGGGACCATCGCGAGCAACCGAACGACCACGACCATCACCCTCTTGGCGGACGGAAGCCTGCTCTTGACGACGTCCGGCAAGCAGTCCGGGACGAGCCCCGCCCAGCGCCAGGCCCTGCGCGAAGCGCTGAGGCGCGCGGGGTATCGGGAAGACGTCATCGCCAACAAAGTGCTCATCGCCGACGAGCGAGGAAACCTCGCCTATCTCGGCGCCAGGGACCCGGGTCGGATCTACAAGGCGGGCCCCGATGGTGTGGCTTCCGAGTTCGGCCGGCCCACGGACAGCGGACACCACGGAGAAGGAAAGGGCATTTGGGGAGCCCTCCAACACGGCAGCATGCCGACGAAGCAGTGGTCGAGCTCGGGCGCCGGCCACAACGGGGCCGCATGCCGGGACTGCCAAAGGCTGCAAGAGCAGTACGGGATCGAAAACCCAACGGGCAAACAAAGCACCGGCGGAATCGCGCCCGAGCTCAAACGCCCGTCCGCGCCATGA
- the larE gene encoding ATP-dependent sacrificial sulfur transferase LarE, whose protein sequence is MALSPTPPQSEHPTVENDPHLKRLFSLLSEMGSVLVCYSGGVDSAFVLAAAHRVLGPRAVGMTAVSPSLPSFERDAAVDLARRIGARHELVESGEIEDANYTKNDVDRCFHCKSELYRLSAKKKVDWSLDWVANGTNLDDLGDYRPGLEAAKNAEVRSVLVECGFRKEDVRRGAALLGLPVWNKPASACLSSRIPYGTEVTRERLAQIDGLEGELHRLGLEQVRVRWHALGSTRDTAPGAIARIEVEARELMRAFELRDTIVEAGKRCGFRYVTLDLQGYRTGSHNEVLVGRSLRVVS, encoded by the coding sequence ATGGCTCTCTCGCCCACCCCGCCGCAATCCGAGCACCCCACCGTGGAGAACGATCCGCATCTGAAGCGGCTCTTTTCGCTGCTCTCCGAGATGGGCTCGGTTCTCGTCTGCTATTCGGGCGGGGTCGACAGCGCCTTCGTCCTGGCGGCGGCGCATCGCGTGCTCGGGCCGCGCGCGGTGGGCATGACGGCGGTCAGCCCGAGCCTCCCCTCGTTCGAGCGCGATGCGGCCGTCGATCTGGCGCGCCGCATTGGCGCCCGCCACGAGCTGGTGGAGTCGGGCGAAATCGAGGACGCGAACTACACGAAGAACGACGTCGACCGCTGTTTTCACTGCAAGTCCGAGCTCTATCGGTTGAGCGCGAAGAAGAAGGTCGACTGGTCGCTGGACTGGGTCGCCAACGGCACCAACCTGGACGATCTCGGCGACTACCGCCCCGGCCTCGAGGCCGCCAAAAACGCCGAGGTGCGCAGCGTGCTGGTCGAGTGCGGCTTTCGCAAAGAAGACGTGCGCCGCGGGGCGGCCCTCCTCGGGCTTCCGGTGTGGAACAAACCTGCTTCCGCGTGCCTGTCGAGCCGCATTCCCTATGGCACCGAGGTGACCCGCGAGCGCCTCGCGCAAATCGATGGCCTGGAGGGCGAGCTCCATCGCCTCGGTCTCGAGCAAGTGCGCGTCCGCTGGCACGCGCTGGGGAGCACGCGCGACACGGCGCCCGGTGCGATTGCGCGCATCGAGGTGGAGGCGCGCGAGCTGATGAGAGCCTTCGAGCTGCGCGACACCATCGTGGAAGCCGGCAAGCGGTGCGGCTTCCGCTATGTGACCTTGGATCTGCAAGGGTATCGAACCGGGAGCCACAACGAGGTGCTCGTCGGGCGAAGCTTGCGGGTGGTGAGCTGA
- a CDS encoding LysR substrate-binding domain-containing protein: MLLRPPPLPPLSAIRVFEAAARHESFTRAAEELGMTQAAVSYQIKLLEQELGMPLFQRLPRKVVLTATGKRLASPVVEAFTILRAAFADTSERAEGELSISTLPTFASKWLVHRLGTFQLRNPKLAVRLDTSIGLVDLTGGAFDVSVRLGSGEWPGLASHFLLPNAYTPLLGPKLLRTLGPHPKPLDLLKLSLLGRTAWWIRWFAEAGVEGVDLSGRVELALYQEQFDVTAAIEGHGVALASPLFFAREIEAGLLVHPFGPVVRDRNAYWVAYPEFRRRSEKIRTFVSWILGEAKADPALEALGPRKK, translated from the coding sequence ATGTTGCTCCGCCCTCCCCCGCTGCCGCCGCTCAGCGCCATTCGCGTCTTCGAGGCGGCGGCGCGCCACGAGAGCTTTACGCGCGCCGCCGAGGAGCTGGGGATGACGCAAGCCGCGGTGAGCTACCAGATCAAGCTGCTCGAGCAAGAGCTGGGGATGCCGCTCTTTCAGCGGCTGCCGCGAAAGGTGGTGCTGACGGCCACCGGCAAGCGGCTGGCGTCGCCGGTGGTGGAGGCCTTTACGATCTTGCGCGCGGCGTTCGCCGACACTTCGGAGAGGGCCGAGGGGGAGCTCTCCATTTCCACCTTGCCGACCTTCGCGTCCAAGTGGCTCGTTCACCGCCTCGGGACGTTTCAATTGCGAAACCCGAAGCTGGCCGTGCGCCTGGATACGTCGATTGGCTTGGTCGATCTCACGGGCGGAGCGTTCGATGTGAGCGTGCGGCTCGGCAGCGGTGAGTGGCCGGGGCTCGCATCGCATTTTCTCCTACCCAACGCGTACACCCCGCTCCTCGGCCCGAAGCTCTTGCGGACGCTCGGGCCCCATCCGAAGCCGTTGGATCTTCTCAAGCTCTCGCTCTTGGGGCGAACGGCCTGGTGGATCCGATGGTTCGCCGAGGCCGGGGTCGAAGGGGTCGACTTGTCGGGCCGGGTGGAGCTCGCGCTGTACCAAGAGCAGTTCGACGTAACGGCGGCCATCGAGGGGCACGGGGTGGCGCTGGCCTCGCCGCTCTTCTTTGCGCGGGAGATCGAGGCGGGGCTCTTGGTCCACCCTTTCGGGCCGGTGGTTCGGGATCGGAACGCATATTGGGTCGCCTACCCCGAGTTTCGGCGCCGGTCGGAGAAGATCCGGACCTTCGTGAGCTGGATCCTGGGCGAGGCCAAGGCCGATCCGGCGCTCGAGGCCCTGGGGCCGAGGAAGAAATAG
- a CDS encoding glycosyltransferase family 4 protein gives MNAPLRLAVVCDLLEEGWPSMDLVAEMLLAHLARDARVTTTRIRPVFERRVSRLPLGARRKNLGFNADRLINRMWDVPRAARGLHRTSDLFHVCDHSYAHVVHALPAERVGVFCHDLDAFRSVLEPAREPRPLWFRAMSRRLLRGLEKARVVFYSTDSVRDGIRKYDLIDDRKLVQAHYGVSPEFVPAAGPTISLEHLPIRTIGHRPFLLHVGSCIPRKRIDVLLDVFAEVQRESPDLRLVQVGGSFTDEQKARIERLHIGGSLVQLRGIDRTELAEIYRRATLVLMPSEAEGFGLPVIEALSCGATVLASDIPPLREVGGDAVPFLPVGDTGAWAAAVSDLLRNPAHAPSETVRLAQAARFSWTSHAKIILDTYVGLS, from the coding sequence ATGAACGCCCCGCTTCGGCTCGCCGTGGTCTGCGATCTTCTGGAAGAAGGATGGCCGAGCATGGATCTCGTCGCCGAGATGCTGCTCGCCCACCTCGCGCGCGATGCGCGGGTCACCACCACGCGCATCCGCCCAGTGTTCGAGCGCCGGGTCTCGCGCCTGCCGCTCGGCGCGCGCCGCAAGAACCTCGGCTTCAACGCGGACCGACTCATCAACCGCATGTGGGACGTGCCGCGCGCCGCACGGGGTTTGCACCGCACCAGCGATCTGTTCCATGTGTGCGATCACAGCTATGCGCACGTGGTCCACGCCCTGCCCGCCGAACGGGTGGGCGTGTTCTGCCACGATCTGGACGCCTTTCGTTCGGTGCTCGAGCCCGCGCGCGAGCCGCGCCCGCTCTGGTTCCGGGCCATGTCGCGCCGTCTCTTGCGCGGCCTCGAGAAGGCGCGGGTGGTCTTTTATTCGACCGACTCCGTGCGCGATGGCATTCGCAAATACGATTTGATCGACGACCGAAAATTGGTGCAAGCGCACTACGGCGTCTCGCCCGAGTTCGTGCCCGCGGCCGGGCCGACGATCTCGCTCGAGCATCTGCCGATTCGCACCATCGGCCATCGCCCCTTTTTGCTGCACGTCGGGAGCTGCATCCCGCGAAAGCGCATCGACGTGCTCCTGGACGTGTTCGCGGAGGTCCAGCGCGAGAGCCCCGATCTGCGCCTGGTGCAAGTGGGCGGGAGCTTCACCGACGAGCAAAAGGCGCGCATCGAGCGCCTTCACATCGGCGGATCGCTCGTGCAGCTGCGCGGCATCGATCGCACCGAGCTGGCCGAGATCTACCGGCGCGCCACCTTGGTGCTGATGCCCAGCGAGGCGGAGGGCTTCGGGCTGCCCGTCATCGAAGCCCTGTCGTGCGGCGCCACCGTGCTCGCGAGCGATATCCCGCCGCTGCGCGAGGTGGGCGGCGACGCCGTGCCGTTCCTCCCCGTCGGCGACACGGGCGCGTGGGCCGCCGCCGTCTCGGACCTCCTGCGCAACCCGGCGCACGCGCCATCCGAAACGGTGCGCTTGGCGCAGGCCGCGCGCTTTTCGTGGACGTCGCACGCGAAGATCATCCTCGATACGTACGTGGGCCTGTCGTAG
- the topA gene encoding type I DNA topoisomerase yields MAKTLVVVESPAKAKTIKKYLGAQYDVVASKGHVKDLPKKLGINIENGFEETYEVIAGKEKVLAELKSAAKNVEEVLLATDPDREGEAIAWHLADELGNKKTATKRVEFHEITKAGVQRGIESPRELNKPLYDAQRARRVLDRIVGYDVSALVWSKLAFGLSAGRVQSVALRLIVDREREIEAFVPVEYWNTSVALASAKSNGARPQSFVGRLTTRDGKKYAVENTENAGVVKGHLQSAAYAITKITRSERKRKAPAPYTTSKLQQDAVNRLGFGAKRTMQVAQGLYEGVDLGKDGGPVGLITYMRTDSTRLSPEAVAACRDRIEQVYGKEFVPANPNTFKSKKGAQDAHEAIRPTSLELSPETVRKHLKEEQFKLYKLIWDRFTASQMKEAVYDQTGVDIEAKVSGGPAYGLRASGRVLKFAGWLAAYGEGGGKGEMAGEEEADEAANAAPLKLESAEGASEDEATLPELAEGEKLKVVDPPGVLTEQKFTQPPPRFNEGSLVRELEDRGIGRPSTYAEIISKVQARDYVEKIDGRFRPTTLGKYVVDGLVRSELDFMDPAFTSSMEVQLDEVEAGNEDRVALLTRFYKRFREQLDVGKKGKRWNPDPEPTDEICEVCNEGTMMKRWSKNGWFLGCANYPKCKNTRDLGPDGKGTQTRETDIVCDKCSKPMVIRSGRYGEFLSCTGYPACKNAKPVPLGVACPKCGGDLIEVRPKKKGGKTFYGCSNYNHETLKCDFKLWQKPIQSPCPDCGAAFLVMGGTKAKPMIACANKECGYKRSPDLPEETAAASPATPGEEEVASKTRPSASKLAPLPSVGGAEASTASGR; encoded by the coding sequence ATGGCGAAGACGCTCGTAGTCGTCGAGTCGCCCGCCAAGGCGAAGACGATCAAGAAGTATCTGGGGGCTCAGTACGACGTCGTCGCATCGAAGGGGCACGTTAAGGATCTTCCCAAGAAGCTCGGTATCAACATCGAGAACGGGTTCGAGGAGACCTATGAGGTCATCGCGGGGAAAGAAAAAGTCCTCGCCGAACTCAAGAGCGCCGCGAAGAACGTGGAGGAAGTGCTTCTGGCGACCGACCCCGATCGCGAGGGCGAGGCCATTGCATGGCACTTGGCCGACGAGCTGGGGAACAAGAAGACCGCCACCAAGCGCGTCGAATTTCACGAGATCACCAAGGCCGGTGTCCAGCGTGGCATCGAGTCGCCGCGCGAACTGAACAAACCTCTCTACGACGCACAGCGTGCGCGCCGGGTGCTGGACCGCATCGTCGGCTACGACGTGTCGGCCCTCGTGTGGTCCAAGCTCGCCTTCGGGCTGAGCGCGGGCCGCGTGCAGAGCGTGGCGCTGCGGCTCATCGTCGATCGCGAGCGCGAGATCGAAGCGTTCGTGCCGGTGGAGTACTGGAACACGAGCGTGGCGCTGGCGAGCGCCAAGTCCAACGGAGCGCGTCCGCAGTCCTTCGTGGGGCGGCTCACCACGCGCGACGGAAAGAAGTACGCGGTCGAGAACACCGAGAACGCGGGCGTCGTCAAGGGGCACCTCCAGTCGGCCGCGTACGCGATCACCAAGATCACGCGCTCGGAGCGCAAGAGGAAGGCGCCCGCGCCGTACACCACGAGCAAGCTGCAGCAAGACGCCGTCAACCGCCTCGGCTTTGGCGCCAAGCGCACCATGCAGGTGGCCCAAGGCCTCTACGAAGGCGTCGACTTGGGCAAAGACGGCGGCCCGGTGGGCTTGATCACGTACATGCGTACGGACTCCACCCGCCTGTCGCCGGAAGCGGTGGCCGCGTGCCGCGATCGGATCGAGCAGGTGTACGGCAAGGAGTTCGTCCCCGCGAACCCCAACACCTTCAAGTCGAAGAAGGGCGCGCAAGACGCGCACGAGGCCATTCGCCCGACGAGCCTCGAGCTGTCCCCCGAGACGGTGCGCAAGCACCTCAAGGAGGAGCAATTCAAACTCTATAAGTTGATTTGGGATCGCTTTACGGCGTCTCAAATGAAGGAAGCCGTTTACGATCAAACGGGCGTCGACATCGAGGCCAAGGTCTCGGGCGGTCCCGCTTACGGTCTGCGCGCCAGCGGCCGCGTGCTCAAGTTCGCCGGCTGGCTCGCGGCCTACGGCGAGGGCGGCGGCAAAGGCGAGATGGCCGGCGAGGAAGAGGCCGACGAAGCAGCCAACGCCGCCCCGCTCAAGCTGGAGTCGGCCGAAGGTGCCTCCGAGGATGAGGCCACCTTGCCGGAGCTGGCCGAGGGCGAGAAGCTCAAGGTGGTCGATCCGCCGGGCGTCTTGACGGAGCAGAAGTTCACCCAGCCGCCCCCGCGCTTCAACGAAGGCTCGCTGGTGCGCGAGCTCGAGGACCGAGGCATCGGCCGCCCCAGCACGTACGCCGAGATCATCAGCAAGGTGCAAGCGCGCGACTACGTCGAGAAGATCGACGGGCGCTTCCGCCCGACCACGCTCGGCAAATACGTGGTCGATGGCTTGGTGCGCAGCGAGCTCGATTTCATGGACCCGGCGTTCACCTCGAGCATGGAGGTCCAGCTCGACGAGGTCGAGGCCGGAAACGAAGACCGGGTGGCGTTGCTCACGCGCTTCTACAAGCGCTTCCGCGAGCAGCTCGACGTCGGCAAGAAGGGCAAGCGCTGGAACCCCGACCCGGAGCCGACCGACGAGATTTGCGAGGTCTGCAACGAGGGGACCATGATGAAGCGCTGGTCGAAGAACGGCTGGTTCCTCGGCTGCGCCAACTACCCCAAGTGCAAGAACACGCGCGATCTCGGGCCCGACGGCAAGGGCACGCAGACGCGCGAGACCGACATCGTCTGCGACAAATGCTCGAAGCCGATGGTCATCCGGAGCGGCCGCTACGGAGAGTTCCTATCGTGCACCGGATACCCGGCGTGCAAGAACGCCAAGCCGGTTCCGCTCGGCGTGGCGTGCCCCAAATGCGGGGGCGATCTCATCGAGGTACGGCCGAAGAAGAAGGGCGGAAAAACCTTTTACGGCTGCTCGAATTACAATCACGAAACGCTCAAGTGCGATTTCAAACTATGGCAGAAGCCGATTCAGTCCCCCTGCCCGGACTGCGGCGCGGCCTTCTTGGTCATGGGCGGCACCAAAGCCAAACCCATGATCGCCTGCGCCAACAAAGAGTGCGGCTACAAGCGTTCGCCCGACCTACCCGAGGAAACGGCCGCCGCATCGCCCGCGACCCCTGGCGAGGAAGAGGTCGCATCCAAAACCCGACCTTCGGCATCGAAGTTGGCTCCTCTTCCGAGTGTAGGCGGCGCGGAAGCGTCCACGGCATCGGGTCGATGA
- a CDS encoding DNA-protecting protein DprA, translating to MKTSHTLTPDDPRFPPRLVGLRLPAITLSSPLGPGLVVAIVGTREPAPEAEQFARELAAECAAAGIVVASGGAVGIDAAAHRGALEAGGRTWAVLPTGCNHVSPREHASLFERIAQEEGTLIWPFPPDQRAHYHTYHARNRVLVALSDAVVVVQAGIPSGALNTAKHARRFERPLWVVAPPAWSERFAGSLALVDLGARVLTRGSELLCALGVVPRVTPRKADIQPRRPRASGPPRKEAQHTDRLDGCLVSNKSFVGTDGAQAVFQVAESMPLHIDELTERTRLPAATVSTALLTLALENVLVEGPNGFFRRAEGYKHLSSLNFLPKDAENDGEDARSRRVARQGEDDQEVSGGSVRRRRIEGAR from the coding sequence GTGAAGACTTCGCACACACTCACGCCCGACGATCCGCGGTTTCCGCCCCGCCTCGTGGGGCTTCGGTTGCCCGCGATCACGTTGAGCAGCCCGCTCGGTCCGGGGTTGGTGGTCGCCATCGTGGGCACGCGCGAGCCCGCCCCGGAAGCCGAACAGTTTGCCCGCGAGCTCGCGGCCGAGTGCGCGGCGGCCGGGATCGTGGTGGCCTCGGGGGGCGCGGTCGGGATCGATGCCGCCGCCCACCGCGGGGCGCTCGAAGCGGGAGGGCGCACATGGGCCGTGCTCCCCACCGGGTGCAACCACGTTTCGCCGCGCGAGCATGCCTCGCTCTTCGAGCGCATCGCGCAGGAGGAGGGCACGCTCATTTGGCCCTTTCCACCGGATCAGCGGGCCCACTACCACACGTACCATGCGCGCAACCGCGTGCTCGTCGCGCTCTCCGATGCGGTGGTGGTGGTGCAAGCCGGCATTCCGTCCGGTGCCCTCAACACCGCCAAGCACGCGCGCCGTTTCGAGCGCCCGCTTTGGGTGGTGGCGCCGCCTGCATGGAGCGAGCGCTTCGCCGGATCGCTTGCGCTGGTCGACCTGGGCGCGCGCGTATTAACGAGGGGGAGTGAGCTACTTTGCGCTTTGGGGGTTGTGCCGCGCGTCACCCCGCGCAAAGCCGACATCCAACCACGCAGGCCCAGGGCGAGCGGTCCGCCTCGAAAGGAAGCCCAGCACACCGACCGCCTGGACGGTTGTCTCGTCTCCAATAAAAGTTTCGTTGGGACCGATGGAGCTCAAGCGGTCTTTCAGGTGGCCGAATCCATGCCACTTCATATAGATGAGCTCACTGAGCGAACGAGGCTACCGGCCGCTACGGTAAGCACGGCACTCTTGACCCTCGCCTTAGAGAACGTACTAGTAGAGGGCCCGAACGGCTTCTTCCGTCGGGCTGAAGGTTATAAACACCTGTCATCATTGAACTTTTTGCCGAAAGACGCAGAGAACGATGGCGAAGACGCTCGTAGTCGTCGAGTCGCCCGCCAAGGCGAAGACGATCAAGAAGTATCTGGGGGCTCAGTACGACGTCGTCGCATCGAAGGGGCACGTTAA
- a CDS encoding M1 family metallopeptidase produces the protein MPTFHVPTVLLPALACVLAASVAACSPRPGASPPPSETAPVASEPARPEAPPPPELRLPETVRPTAYDVALTVVPTEDRFEGHITIALDVAASSRIVWLHALGLDVRTATIDGAPAKVHSTGSGGRIGLEPARPLSVGRATVVIDYTGAISPKNEFGVFKQKEGEHWYAFTQLEAIDARRAFPCFDEPGFKVPWKLRLKVKKDDRALSNTPPISEKIEGDYKIVQFAETKPLPAYLVAFAVGPMDVVDAGTAGKNHTPVRIVVPRGRGAEARFAKEVTGKILAQLEDYFGIPYPYEKLDCVDIPVFSGAMENPGLVTFGQSLILSVPEKETVRFRHQYIDITAHELGHQWFGDLVTTAWWDDVWLNEAFASWITNRLIETWQPERHKDTERAADTARAMRADSLVSARRIRQPIATEDDIGNAFDHITYEKGAAVIDMFENWVGRDAFRAGVTRYLTKHAHKNATAEQFLAVVFEGERAPVGAAFETFLNQPGVPLVTASLRCDAGQPPKLALAQSRYLPAGAQAPETSWQIPVCARYPGAKGVASSCTLLQKPRGELTLGEARACPAWVSANADGHGYYRVLYQGDLLAKLLAPRSGDAELTRAEKVALLSDLAALVRTSKLSYQDVLAVVPKLAGDPVKDVVEGTIELVADLRSTEMVPEALRPQYARFIRDTYGARAKKLGFVSRRGDSDDTRLLRAKLLLLVADQGEDRALQSEAKALASKWLADRKGVDPDVVETVLAISAQTGDRAWFERMRAALRATTSRFERNQILGALAHFRDPDALRAALAVNLTDDADIRDSLWTIKSAQATPATRAIAYAFMKESFEALAARMPDEAGAFGFGAAAPALAGGGFCDEAHAADLEAFFRERAARYSGGRRSLAQVVESVKGCSAFRALQAPNVGAFFQKR, from the coding sequence ATGCCAACCTTCCACGTCCCGACCGTTCTTCTGCCCGCGCTGGCATGTGTCCTCGCCGCCAGCGTCGCAGCCTGCAGCCCGAGGCCCGGAGCCTCGCCGCCGCCGTCCGAAACGGCCCCCGTCGCGTCGGAGCCCGCGCGCCCCGAGGCTCCTCCACCGCCCGAGTTGCGGCTTCCGGAGACCGTGCGCCCGACGGCCTACGATGTCGCGCTCACGGTGGTGCCGACGGAGGATCGCTTCGAGGGGCACATCACCATCGCGCTCGACGTCGCGGCGTCATCGCGGATCGTGTGGCTGCATGCCCTGGGGCTCGACGTGCGCACCGCGACCATCGACGGAGCGCCCGCGAAGGTGCACTCCACCGGGAGCGGCGGCCGGATCGGCCTCGAGCCGGCGCGCCCGCTGTCCGTCGGGCGGGCCACCGTGGTGATCGACTACACGGGCGCGATCTCGCCGAAGAACGAGTTCGGGGTGTTCAAGCAGAAGGAAGGGGAGCACTGGTACGCCTTTACGCAGCTCGAGGCCATCGACGCGCGGCGCGCGTTTCCTTGCTTCGACGAGCCGGGCTTCAAGGTGCCTTGGAAGCTGCGGCTGAAGGTGAAAAAGGACGATCGGGCGCTGAGCAACACCCCGCCCATCTCGGAGAAGATCGAGGGCGACTACAAGATCGTGCAGTTCGCGGAGACCAAGCCGCTGCCCGCGTACTTGGTGGCCTTCGCGGTGGGACCGATGGATGTGGTGGACGCAGGCACGGCCGGGAAGAACCACACCCCGGTGCGCATCGTGGTGCCGCGCGGTCGCGGTGCCGAGGCGCGGTTCGCCAAGGAGGTGACGGGCAAAATTCTCGCGCAGCTCGAGGACTATTTCGGTATTCCGTATCCTTACGAGAAGCTCGATTGTGTGGATATCCCGGTCTTCTCCGGGGCCATGGAAAACCCGGGCCTCGTCACCTTCGGGCAGTCGCTCATCTTGTCCGTTCCCGAAAAGGAAACGGTTCGCTTTCGCCATCAGTACATCGATATTACGGCGCACGAGCTCGGGCACCAATGGTTCGGGGATTTGGTCACCACCGCGTGGTGGGACGACGTCTGGCTCAACGAGGCCTTTGCGAGCTGGATCACGAACCGCCTCATCGAGACATGGCAGCCCGAGCGCCACAAAGACACTGAGCGCGCCGCCGACACCGCGCGCGCCATGCGGGCCGACAGCTTGGTGAGCGCCCGGCGCATCCGCCAGCCCATCGCGACCGAGGACGACATCGGCAACGCCTTCGATCACATCACGTACGAGAAGGGCGCGGCCGTCATCGACATGTTCGAGAACTGGGTCGGCCGCGACGCGTTCCGCGCCGGGGTCACGCGCTATCTCACCAAGCACGCGCACAAGAACGCGACCGCCGAGCAGTTCCTCGCCGTGGTGTTCGAAGGTGAGCGCGCGCCGGTGGGCGCGGCCTTCGAGACGTTCTTGAATCAACCGGGCGTGCCGCTGGTGACCGCGTCCTTGCGCTGCGACGCGGGGCAGCCGCCGAAGCTCGCGCTCGCCCAAAGCCGCTATTTGCCTGCAGGTGCGCAGGCGCCGGAGACGTCGTGGCAGATCCCCGTGTGCGCGCGCTACCCCGGCGCAAAAGGCGTCGCCTCGTCGTGCACCTTGCTCCAAAAGCCTCGAGGCGAGCTGACCTTGGGCGAGGCGCGCGCGTGCCCCGCGTGGGTCTCCGCCAACGCCGATGGGCACGGCTACTACCGCGTTCTCTACCAAGGCGATCTGCTGGCCAAGCTGCTCGCGCCGCGCTCGGGTGACGCGGAGCTGACGCGCGCGGAGAAGGTGGCGCTGCTCAGCGATCTGGCGGCCCTGGTGCGCACGAGCAAGCTATCCTACCAAGACGTGCTGGCCGTGGTGCCGAAGCTGGCAGGCGATCCGGTAAAGGACGTGGTCGAGGGCACGATCGAGCTGGTGGCCGATCTGCGCAGCACCGAGATGGTCCCCGAGGCGCTCCGGCCGCAGTATGCGCGCTTCATCCGCGACACCTACGGCGCGCGCGCGAAGAAGCTGGGCTTCGTCTCGCGCCGTGGGGACAGCGACGATACGCGGCTCCTGCGCGCGAAGCTGCTCCTGCTCGTGGCCGACCAGGGCGAGGATCGCGCGCTGCAAAGCGAGGCCAAGGCGCTCGCATCGAAGTGGCTCGCCGATCGCAAAGGCGTCGATCCCGATGTGGTGGAGACCGTGCTGGCCATTTCGGCCCAAACCGGCGACCGCGCATGGTTCGAGCGCATGCGGGCCGCCCTGCGCGCCACCACGAGCCGCTTCGAGCGCAACCAGATCCTCGGCGCCCTGGCCCACTTCCGCGATCCCGACGCGCTGCGCGCGGCGCTGGCCGTGAACCTCACCGACGACGCCGACATCCGCGACTCGCTCTGGACGATCAAGTCCGCCCAGGCCACGCCGGCGACACGCGCCATCGCCTACGCCTTCATGAAGGAGAGCTTCGAGGCCCTCGCGGCGCGCATGCCCGACGAGGCGGGGGCCTTTGGCTTCGGTGCGGCTGCCCCCGCGCTGGCCGGCGGCGGCTTTTGCGACGAGGCCCACGCGGCCGATCTGGAGGCGTTCTTTCGCGAGCGCGCAGCGCGGTACTCGGGTGGGCGGCGCTCGCTGGCTCAGGTGGTCGAGTCCGTGAAGGGATGCAGCGCCTTCCGCGCGCTGCAGGCGCCGAATGTGGGCGCATTTTTCCAAAAGCGGTAG